The stretch of DNA TTACTGGCCGGAGCCGTTATTTTTAATTTAGCGCAATAAGCCGATATTACCGGTCAGCTTGTTCACCACTTCGCTTGGCCCATAAAGAGCCAGGCCCAAATAGTGAAGTTGGTCGGCAGGTGTAATGATACCCGGTAAGGACAGGATGCCGAATCTATCAAACAAATCTTTACCTACGACACCGACTTCACGGACCAAAGCTACTTCAGCCACAAATTTAAG from Anaerolineae bacterium encodes:
- a CDS encoding DUF2000 family protein, whose protein sequence is MLRQLILARRGPHHLLKFVAEVALVREVGVVGKDLFDRFGILSLPGIITPADQLHYLGLALYGPSEVVNKLTGNIGLLR